The segment TCGGAACCAAGAATGCTTCCTGTCTTGTTGTTGCTGCCCGGCATGCCAGTGCTTCCTCTGTGAATTTGAAAGATGTATTGTCTGACCTGATACCTAAGGAACAGGCCAGAATTAAAAACTTCAGACAGCAACATGGCAAGACAGTGGTGGGCCAAATCACTGTTGATATGATGTATGGTGGCATGAGAGGCATGAAGGGATTGGTATATGAAACATCAGTTCTTGATCCTGATGAGGGTATCCGCTTCAGAGGCTACAGTATCCCTGAATGCCAAAAGCTGCTGCCCAAGGCTAAGGGTGGGGAAGAGCCCTTGCCTGAGGGCTTATTTTGGCTGCTTGTAACAGGAAAAATCCCAACAGAAGAACAGGTATCTTGGCTCTCAAAAGAGTGGGCGAAAAGGGCAGCTCTGCCTTCCCATGTTGTGACCATGCTGGACAACTTTCCCAACAATCTACATCCCATGTCTCAACTCAGTGCAGCCATTACAGCCCTCAACAGTGAAAGTAATTTTGCTCGGGCATACGCAGAGGGTGTCCACCGAACCAAGTACTGGGAGTTGGTTTACGAAGACTGTATGGATCTGATCGCAAAGCTACCTTGTGTTGCAGCAAAGATTTACCGGAATCTCTACCGGGAGGGCAGCAGCATTGGGGCCATTGACTCTAAGCTGGACTGGTCCCACAATTTCACCAACATGTTAGGCTATACCGATGCCAAGTTCACTGAGCTCATGCGCTTGTACCTCACCATCCACAGTGACCACGAGGGTGGCAATGTAAGTGCCCATACCAGCTACCTTGTGGGCAGTGCCCTTTCAGACCCTTACCTGTCCTTTGCGGCATCTATGAATGGGCTGGCGGGGCCTCTCCACGGACTGGCAAACCAGGAAGTGCTTGTTTGGCTGACACAACTACAGAAGGAAGTAGGCAAAGATGTGTCAGATGAGAAGTTACGAGACTACATATGGAATACACTCAACTCAGGACGGGTTGTCCCAGGCTATGGCCATGCTGTCCTAAGAAAGACAGACCCGCGCTATACCTGTCAGCGGGAGTTCGCCCTGAAACATCTGCCTCAAGACCCCATGTTTAAGCTCGTTGCTCAGCTGTACAAGATTGTGCCCAATGTTCTCTTAGAACAGGGCAAGGCCAAGAACCCTTGGCCCAATGTCGACGTTCACAGTGGGGTGCTGCTCCAGTACTATGGCATGACGGAGATGAACTACTACACGGTCCTGTCTGGGGTGTCTCAGGCACTGGGTGTGCTGGCACAGCTCATCTGGAGCCGAGCCCTGGGCTTCCCTCTGGAGAGGCCCAAGTCCATGAGCACGGAGGGTCTCATGAAGTTTGTGGACTCTAAGTCAGGGTAAAACTGGA is part of the Sorex araneus isolate mSorAra2 chromosome 2, mSorAra2.pri, whole genome shotgun sequence genome and harbors:
- the LOC129402018 gene encoding citrate synthase, mitochondrial-like, whose translation is MALLTVAARLFGTKNASCLVVAARHASASSVNLKDVLSDLIPKEQARIKNFRQQHGKTVVGQITVDMMYGGMRGMKGLVYETSVLDPDEGIRFRGYSIPECQKLLPKAKGGEEPLPEGLFWLLVTGKIPTEEQVSWLSKEWAKRAALPSHVVTMLDNFPNNLHPMSQLSAAITALNSESNFARAYAEGVHRTKYWELVYEDCMDLIAKLPCVAAKIYRNLYREGSSIGAIDSKLDWSHNFTNMLGYTDAKFTELMRLYLTIHSDHEGGNVSAHTSYLVGSALSDPYLSFAASMNGLAGPLHGLANQEVLVWLTQLQKEVGKDVSDEKLRDYIWNTLNSGRVVPGYGHAVLRKTDPRYTCQREFALKHLPQDPMFKLVAQLYKIVPNVLLEQGKAKNPWPNVDVHSGVLLQYYGMTEMNYYTVLSGVSQALGVLAQLIWSRALGFPLERPKSMSTEGLMKFVDSKSG